The following are encoded together in the Triticum dicoccoides isolate Atlit2015 ecotype Zavitan chromosome 6B, WEW_v2.0, whole genome shotgun sequence genome:
- the LOC119326022 gene encoding cytokinin dehydrogenase 7-like, whose product MARTRLAAFLIGMASFFSVVAGQLRPMPAGGLSGDLFALGIASKIRTDCNSTASASSDFGRIMEAAPEAVLHPATPADIAALIRFSASSPVPFPVSPRGQGHSVRGQSLAPGGVVVNMRTLGRAHHRINVSADYVDAGGEQLWVDVLRATLKHGLAPRAWTDYLQLTVGGTLSNAGIGGQAFRHGPQIANVHELDVVTGTGEMVTCSRDKRKDLFFAALGGLGQFGIITRARIALELAPKQVRWVRLAYSDVVAFTRDQELLISKQASEAGFDYVEGQVQLNRTLTEGPKSTPFFSEADINRLAGLASVTGSGAIYFIEAAMYYDETTAPSVNQKLKMVLAQLSFVPGFVFTKDVTYFQFLDRVRVEEAELRWAGVWDVPHPWLNLFVPRSRILDFDAGVLKGILGGDNPVGLILMYPMNTAKWNSQMTAVTPPTGEDVFYTVGLLRSALSADELERLQRENQSVLAFCDKEGIECKQYLPYYTSQDGWRRHFGAKWSNIAQLKAKYDPHAIMSRGQRIFPLPSVPAASTATT is encoded by the coding sequence ATGGCAAGAACTCGCCTCGCAGCGTTTCTTATCGGCATGGCGAGCTTCTTCTCCGTCGTTGCCGGCCAACTCCGACCAATGCCTGCGGGTGGCCTTTCCGGTGATCTCTTTGCCCTAGGAATCGCCTCTAAAATCCGCACCGACTGCAACTCAACGGCGAGCGCGTCGTCAGACTTTGGCCGCATCATGGAGGCAGCCCCGGAAGCCGTTCTACACCCTGCCACGCCCGCCGACATCGCCGCGCTCATCCGGTTCTCCGCGTCCTCGCCAGTGCCATTCCCCGTGTCACCACGCGGGCAGGGCCACTCCGTCCGCGGGCAGTCTCTCGCTCCGGGCGGTGTCGTCGTCAACATGCGCACGCTTGGGCGCGCTCACCACCGCATCAACGTGTCCGCGGACTACGTCGATGCCGGCGGCGAGCAGCTGTGGGTCGACGTCCTCCGCGCGACACTGAAGCACGGCCTCGCGCCGCGCGCGTGGACGGACTATCTGCAACTCACCGTCGGCGGCACGCTCTCCAATGCTGGCATCGGCGGGCAAGCATTCCGGCATGGCCCGCAAATCGCCAATGTGCACGAGCTTGACGTGGTTACCGGGACGGGTGAGATGGTGACATGCTCACGTGACAAGAGGAAGGACCTGTTCTTCGCGGCGttgggtgggctgggccagttcgGGATCATAACTCGGGCTCGGATCGCTCTCGAGTTGGCCCCAAAGCAGGTGCGCTGGGTCCGACTTGCCTACTCAGATGTGGTTGCGTTCACCAGAGACCAGGAGCTGCTCATTTCTAAGCAGGCTAGCGAAGCCGGCTTCGACTATGTCGAAGGCCAAGTCCAGCTTAACCGGACCCTAACCGAGGGCCCCAAGTCAACGCCCTTCTTCTCCGAAGCCGATATCAACAGGCTTGCTGGCCTCGCATCCGTGACTGGCTCCGGCGCGATCTACTTCATCGAAGCCGCCATGTACTATGATGAGACGACCGCCCCATCTGTCAACCAGAAACTAAAGATGGTGCTAGCTCAGCTGAGCTTTGTGCCTGGGTTCGTGTTCACCAAGGATGTGACGTACTTCCAGTTCCTCGACCGCGTGCGCGTGGAGGAGGCTGAGCTTCGGTGGGCTGGCGTGTGGGATGTGCCACACCCATGGCTGAACCTTTTCGTCCCCCGGTCACGCATTCTCGACTTTGACGCTGGGGTGCTCAAAGGCATCCTCGGGGGTGACAACCCAGTCGGACTCATCCTCATGTACCCTATGAACACGGCCAAATGGAACTCCCAGATGACGGCGGTGACGCCACCCACTGGCGAGGACGTATTCTACACTGTGGGACTTCTTCGGTCGGCTCTATCCGCCGATGAACTAGAGCGGCTACAGAGGGAGAACCAATCAGTGCTGGCATTTTGTGACAAGGAGGGCATCGAGTGCAAGCAGTATCTGCCATACTACACATCACAAGATGGATGGCGGCGACATTTTGGGGCCAAGTGGAGCAACATCGCTCAGCTCAAGGCCAAATATGATCCCCACGCGATAATGTCACGGGGGCAGAGAATTTTCCCCTTGCCAAGTGTGCCAGCGGCAAGCACGGCAACCACATAG